Proteins encoded together in one Panthera uncia isolate 11264 chromosome A2, Puncia_PCG_1.0, whole genome shotgun sequence window:
- the NAMPT gene encoding nicotinamide phosphoribosyltransferase, with product MNAAADADFNILLATDSYKVTHYKQYPPNTSKVYSYFECREKKTENSKIKKVKYEETVFYGLQYILNKYLKGKVVTKEKIQEAKEVYREHFQDDVFNEKGWNYILEKYDGHLPIEIKAVPEGYVIPRGNVLFTVENTDPECYWLTNWIETILVQSWYPITVATNSREQKKILANYLLETSGNLDGLEYKLHDFGYRGVSSQETAGIGASAHLVNFKGTDTVAGIAFVKKYYGTKDPVPGYSVPAAEHSTITAWGKDREKDAFEHIVTQFSSVPVSVVSDSYDIYNACEKIWGEDLRHLILSRSTEAPLIIRPDSGNPLDTVLKVLDILGKKFPITENSKGYKLLPPYLRIIQGDGVDINTLQEIVEGMKQKKWSIENIAFGSGGALLQKLTRDLLNCSFKCSYVVTNGLGINVFKDPVADPNKRSKKGRLSLHRTPAGNFVTLEEGKGDLEEYGHDLLHTVFKNGKVTKSYSFDEIRKNAELNIELEVAPH from the exons GTTACTCACTATAAACAGTACCCACCCAATACCAGCAAAGTTTATTCCTACTTTGAATGCCgtgaaaagaagacagaaaactcaaaaataaagaaggtgaAATACGAGGAAACAGTATTTTATGGGTTGCAGTACATTCTTAATAAGTACttaaaag GTAAGGTTGTGACCAAAGAGAAGATCCAGGAAGCCAAAGAGGTGTACAGAGAGCATTTCCAGGATGATGTCTTTAATGAAAAGGGATGGAACTACATTCTTGag AAATATGATGGGCATCTTCCAATAGAAATAAAAGCTGTTCCTGAGGGCTATGTCATTCCCCGAGGAAATGTTCTCTTCACAGTGGAAAACACAGATCCAGAGTGTTACTGGCTTACAAATTGGATCGAg ACTATTCTTGTTCAGTCCTGGTATCCAATCACAGTGGCCACAAATTCTagagagcagaagaaaatattggcCAACTATTTGCTGGAAACATCTGGTAACTTAGATGGTCTGGAGTATAAGTTACATGATTTTGGCTACAGAGGAGTTTCTTCCCAAGAG ACTGCTGGCATAGGAGCGTCTGCTCATTTGGTTAACTTCAAAGGAACAGACACAGTAGCAGGAAttgcttttgttaaaaaatactatGGAACGAAAGATCCTGTTCCAGGCTATTCTGTTCCAGCAGCAGAACACAG tacCATAACAGCTTGGGGGAAAGACCGTGAAAAAGATGCTTTTGAACATATAGTAACACAGTTTTCATCAGTGCCTGTATCTGTGGTCAGCGATAGCTATGACATTTACAATGCATGTGAAAAAATATGGGGTGAAGATCTAAGACATTTAATACTGTCAAGAAGTACAGAGGCACCACTAATAATCAGACCTGATTCTGGAAATCCTCTGGACACTGTATTAAAG GTTTTGGATATTCTGGGTAAGAAGTTCCCTATTACTGAGAACTCAAAGGGCTACAAGTTGCTACCACCTTATCTTAGAATTATTCAAGGGGATGGAGTAGATATTAATACTCTACAAGAG ATTGTAGAAGGCATGAAGCAAAAAAAATGGAGTATTGAAAACATTGCTTTCGGTTCTGGTGGAGCTTTGCTACAGAAGTTAACAAGAGATCTGTTGAATTGTTCCTTCAAGTGTAGCTATGTTGTAACCAATGGCCTTGGG atTAATGTCTTCAAGGACCCCGTTGCTGATCCCAACAAAAGATCCAAAAAGGGCCGATTATCTTTACATAGGACACCAGCAGGGAATTTTGTTACActtgaggaaggaaaaggagacctTGAGGAATATGGTCAT GATCTTCTCCATACTGTCTTCAAGAATGGGAAGGTGACAAAAAGCTATTCATTTGATGAAATCAGAAAAAATGCAGAGCTGAATATCGAACTGGAAGTAGCGCCTCATTAG